Genomic window (Manduca sexta isolate Smith_Timp_Sample1 chromosome 26, JHU_Msex_v1.0, whole genome shotgun sequence):
AGTAGGGCCGCATATTAGATTGTTAAGTCTCACAGGCTTGTGGCATCCAGATTTGAAATCGCCGAAATCCcgattcaaaataattattttcttagtgACTGTCGCTTTCTTCTTGAGCCAGTACGTAAAATGCATCATAAAATTCAACACCGATGATCTCAAATTGATTTTACAATATGCTCCTTTCCATATGGGTATCATTAAGACATGTCTATTCCagaaagattataaaatatgggAAGAATTAATCGATTTCATATCCTCAGTTGAACTGAAACAAATTTCTAGGAAAGATGAGAATCTTGATAAGGTAATGAAGGCTTATATTCGTAGGAACCGACGTGTGTCATATTTTTTCTGGGCACTTGCTTTTTTCTCGAATTTCAGTATATTTACTGAAccttatcaaaaaaataacttcaatgtAAATGGCACCAGTACCTATCTGTATATATTTGATGGTTATACCCCTTTTAGTAGAGAACCAAATGGTTATTATTTCTCTATGTGCATTCAAACTATGCTTGGTCATATAGTTAGCGCTTATGTCATTGCTTGGGATACTTTAGTTGTCTCCATAATGATATTCTTTGCTGGACAACTCAAAATAACCAGGTTGTATTGCACGAGAATGATTACTGCGAACAATGAAGAAAGTCATAGAAATATTGCCGAATGCCATCGTTTTCACACTTCATTGGTCAAGTAAGATGATTTTCATTAGTAATTCGaataaaaagattatattatatgctAGTTCAAAGAAGTTTTACTTAGATTATTtaacttttctatttatttctattttacttaACGTATTTTCAGGTATCAAAAAACATTCAACTGCCTCATTTCATctgttatgtttgtatatttggtCGTTATATCTGTAAACCTTGGAGTGTGTATTAAACAAATTGCAGAGGTATGTGATCaatcattattttcttttcgTTCATCTTAAGCCTtttcttcaatatatttttacttaccaTAACGTACTTCCACTTTATTACTATATTGCGAAATAATTGTAAAACTGCACCTATGATAATCTTGATTGAGCCGACGTTCCTATGAAATTCGGGCAAATACAACACTGATTTCAGATTGAAGACGACCTGCCGACACTTGTGTCCAGCTGCGTGTTTCTGATGGCCTGTTTAATTCAGCTCTTGCTTTTCTATTGGCACAGCAACGAGGTTACGATCGAGGTATGTGTTTTAGTGTCACACAATTACTTAGTGTGTATCTTTATACTGAATGAAGTAAGTAGGTATGTAGTCGATTACACGTAATAAGAACGCAATGCAGTATGttctaaatacaattattatttagtttaatctcattatatacatttttaatcatCCAATAAAGCAGAAAAAAATCAGATGGatctaatattttacttaaatctaTAGAAGTCTTCAAGTTATCATCATCTCGAGGAAGAAGCAgtactaataattaaaacaatagaacTCATAAACGAATTTGTGCTTAATcgtaatacaaaaatgtttgtaatttgcATTCATCGCCGTACCACGAACTTGTGAAGTCTTAATTTTGTATCTCAGGCAGCATGAGACATCTttggtatatttaattactagcctaaggacggagtaatgctgtgataacacgTCTATTTCTCACTGCCCAACGGCACtcagaaacagacatagggccattgtgattggctaatattgagatacaacaatattagccaatcacaacggccctatgtctacgcactgaaaaacagacttgttatcacagctttgttccgtccttagataaaaaacgtctttGAATACGGGGGTAGAAATATAAGGAGCAGTTAGACCACTGATCATCAACTAGTTGTTTTTAGAGCGACCTGGTGTCCTACAGCACCTTCCAAAGCAATTGGGCGCAATCGAACAAGAACATACAGAAGGAAGTAGCACTCCTCGCCCTGACCACTAGAAAGAAACTCGTGTTCAGAGCAGGACCCTTCAACGTGATGTCTCTCTCCACGTTTGTTTCCGTAAGTAGCTTAAAATCAAACAAgtatacatgtttttttttggcaGAAATTACGCTTGTAAGTTTTACTTGCGTAAGTTATACGAAAGCTACTATCAGTCGCGAAAAATAAGGACGTTTgttattgtagccagtttacgaagttgtaatatgtaaaaacatttttcgtAAGTagcttacataataatatgaatgtatCTTCTGTGAATTTTCTATGCTatttgtttaacaataataattttattaacattccaGATATTACGAGCCAGCTATAGTTTCTACACATTATTAAAAGGAACAAATTAACTTCAACATCGCGCATTCATTTTATGTATCTATGGATTATTGCAATTTGTAACCCAATCTTAGTATATTGCTATAGAAAAAAGGTCATACatgactattttattattaaggaaAATGGCACCTTTCAGCGCAACCGTAAGCTGATATCAATTACATAGATGACACACtaggtattttatgttttattttcaaagaaatatacattatacttCAAATTTCCTGGTTTTACATTGCTATTATAAGGGATAAATAAGgggtatttatttactttttgttacTAGGGGTTTTGATGATCACTTAACTCAGTAAAATATTAGGCTAACTACTAAACTTCGaaggcaaaatattttttttattatagttttagaaAAGAATTCCTAATAAAAGTTAAAGTGtgctattttaatgtttttactgCGTAAAAACCTACCCACATGGACGCAGTAGTAGATAAATTATTCTTTCGTTCAGCCTGGTAATCCCAGaaacaataacattttcataaaacacAGTATTTATTGCTTTGCCAAGCCTACTAAGGAGATAAAGGAACAATCTGATTGACGCCTTTTATCAAGCATAGGCCTAGACGGCAGCCCGAAGGTACGTTACGTCCTTTGCGATGCCTATTTAAGCTCAGTTATCTACTTACACAATTTAATAGGGAAAGATTATTCTCATTTCTTCCCATAAATTTCGCGCAAATAATATACaagattaatttttgtatactaTAAAGCCGAAACACTCAAATTAGATTTTGGTGTAaaagatcacataaaaatacaaaaataataataacaatgaaaactcaCGCGGAATTGGTAGATCAAGCACAACGCCCACGCCGCAGCAGGGAAcgagcgggacgtgtgcggggccgcggggtggGGAAGAGATTACTTGTAACGATCGACTGTAATAATAGGTATTAGTGAGCAACCGACTTGCgccggatttttattaatacaaaaggtaATCAgcttgacgaaattttaatatgtttttgggataaaatataacatacttataagtttattttactaatttgtgGAATGAATTGGGGATCGTTCAAGTATAaagtaacgcaatttggaggggaggggggtcttgtaaaacgttacgatgcgttacattCGCGGAAGGGGGATTCGTACAACACGTTatgtaacaatgttttttttttattttaaaacaataacaaaggtattttcaCGACTTTCCAGTACTCTGcgtaacataattataaatatatgaaaaaaaccattttagttacataactttttgagggggggagggcgtacaggaaaacgtttcggcgcgttacatggggttGTGGGGGATCAAAATTCTTcgaaaattgcgttacgtaatacttgaacggcccctaatgcACAAACAAATTTCGGGTTTgtaatataccaaaaataatattgtatacaagACTCCGAAAAAGATTTTTGATTGGTGCAAATTCCGACGTAATAATATATGGCAAAGTGCTATACCGTATTCTAAACCTTTTATTGTGTGGATCATAATAATATCCTGGTCGAGATCACCTTGAATGCGATACAATCAGATGAGTATTAATTACGGGTAAACTTCGAAATCTCAACATTTTAGAGGAATCCTTGTAGTGAATCGATTAAACACGAAATTTCTCGTTAATCGATTCTGATTCAGCGAGTTTTCGATTGCAATTTAGTTTCAGATTTGAATTCGATTTAACGTATAGTAAAGTTTCCTTGTGGAGCCCTCGTGAGCGGCTCATGTTCGGTCAAACTGCCTTTTCAATTACTGACGCAATATTCACGATCAGCGTCGTAAAcgcttttataaattgttttgtatgagAATGAGTCTGCACtattaaaaatcctttatatagtaaatatattattacaattcgCATTTGAAATGCGGTAAAAATGTTAAGTCAAAATTTTTTGTGAGGCAGCCTCAGAACATTTGAGGAGACAGTGGTATCACGCCGCACGGCGGCGGAAACTATATTATCGTGCTGTGGGTGAAACAATGCATCGTGTTGTTCAACAAGGTTGTTcatattacttacaaaatatattatttttctgaatGGACACAGCAAACTTTCTGAGATTTTCGACCATACAAACACTATCGAAATCCTGACCATCGTTGAGAGGTCTATACATTCTAATAGGAAAAGTACCTATAACCCCAAAGATATGACATGCTAGATCATCCAATGACGATTAAGAATAACTTTAACGTTCCATCAGAATCATAAGTAATTCATACATAGAGTGAAATTGGGAGCACGCTGCtgtaattaacatataaattgttttgaaaccGGCGACTACAGCCCGTTAAATTATTTCGTGAACTTCCCAAATTTACATGGTAATTGGTAAAACTCAAGATTTGTTGTTGAACTGGTGATTGTGCGGTTAGACAAATCTGAGAGGAATTAATGAGTCAACCTTCTTATCTGTTTGACATATTGCTTTAATGCCATCTGTTAATTGGGGTTTtcgtttacaaatattttcaatcatCTACACAagtagtaaaataattgtgCCAAGAATTATAAAGAGTAGTGACACGTTGCTTAGATTTTTAACCCCTGGTCGTTTACCAACGTTACTTGCCGACCTAGAGGCTGATTTTTATAGTTTCCTTTCTTTACATAAGTATTTCTTAACGTACTCCAATGATTGTGTCAAtagttatgaaaaaaataatattttctaccaATCTCATGTGTATTATTTGGACTTCTTAAACCTGCTACTAATTTCGCCTAACTGCTGCTttaaaaaagctttttttttctaatcgtCTTTGTTACCCCATGTCGccatgatattttaaatttggtgGCATTCGTTGGAGTCGGCGGTGAGTCAGAGATCAAAAATTTACTTGAGACTAGACGATGAAATTCCAAAACGAGTTACGAAcataaaacatgataataataataataataataagtttttttattaaaaagtatttaatatcaTTGAAAAGATTAAATCGATATGTATTTTAGAgaaccattaaaaaaaaataatccattactaacgataaaatatttgaaaagatGGGATCGCAATTGaaagtttatttaaacacaATGTATCTGTTGGGTACTCGCCTCTCCaatctttacaatattatatttcattataatttagtaccataaactttttttgtaaacCAATATAACTTTtctgcaaatattatttaagtgatatatactattattagcGAAATCTTCTATAACATTACTTAGATGTTTTCTACTTTTTCTCCTTTCTACTCTTAAAATAAAAGTGGAAATCGTTTTTAAACTCTATTACCCTTGTACCGTTTAAATGGGAACATACCGAAGTAATACCTACATTCAgttatatctacataatatgtatgagTTTCCCGGCATCGCTTAAATCGATTCTAGTCCACATGTGTTTAAATCTAGAAATTTACGCTACTTCAGAAATAATTCAGTTCAAGTTACAGGAGAACAGATTGTgtggaaaaatattacaatacaaagacattaaactatatagttaatTAGTAAAATAGTAATCTAATGGCTCTGAAGTATTATAACCATTATATCACATAGCATCAGTGCTGTAGCTCAGTTGGAAAATGGAGACGACCCGCCTAGGGTAGACTTTACGGGAACGACaaaatgtgtaaatttttttttttacttttgtcgcATATACTAgcgaggggggggggggcatacGTGACACTTACTTCTTGAAATggacttttttttatcacacTCCATGCCTTGGGCGGCAAATGTCACTTCCACCCGGAGCGGCTTGAACCCAGGCTACGTCATTGAACAGCGTGCATTTTACTCAGTCCCGAACAAAACATGGATAATATCTAGTCTTCATTCTTAGTGACACTACTACATCCATGAGCGTAGTGTCACTAATAACCGCGCAGTTTGTTCATTATCTTCCTCTTGTTAACTAACACACACAAGACTCGGCATACCGAATGCTTCTACAGCCATCCTTGTGATAGAAGTCtctacatattatacttattataatgggATTTCATTACTTTCTGTCATTCATGCGATACATTTATGTTGAAAAAGAACTTCGGAAACTTTTTATTGAAAAGTGTGGGCAAGTGTGTTCTAAATCATTATAATCTGTAAATAACTACTCTCTCTTTTAAATAGAATCTAAACATACTTGATAGTTATTTATCTTTAGACTTACACCACAGGCAAATTTTATGTACTCAAAGATCGACGCGCCCAAATTCAATCAAGGAGTTGAGAATTTTGTAAATTCCTAGATCAGGCATTGATTGGCTTAGTTTAGAGCCTTGACATTAAACATAGTTAGAGGTTATAGTACCAAAGTTATATACCAATTACCAACCTCTTTATCTATATCCtcattttaaacaaacaattataattacttatattgtaggaacataatatattgtgattCTTCGAAGACGGCTCGCCCGGTTTGGATGAAGTTTTCTATTACTGTAAGGGTTTTATTTTCCAACTTTAATTGATTAGCACTGGGTCTTAGGCAGATTAAGATAATCTACCCTTGGCCTAATTGcctcacaaataaaaaagaatacctTAAATAGTGTTGTTCCAAAATCAAATCACTTATTAAATTACGATTCTAACCAACGAAGTAACATGGCGGTAAATTAAATTTCTGGCGCGAGTTTTGGCCGGTGACAGCTGACGAAGGTCTGCGCAATTTTTTCGGGTTCCATTGGCCCATGAGACGGCAAAATCCATCACGGGGGCATCCTGCAGGTGAACTTATGAATAAAGAATTGATGAGAGATGAGAATAATAAGCTAAGTGCTGAATTGGTGAGATAGGGGAAATTAGTATTAAGCACTGAGTTTTTCGGttgactacaataataaatgtaccAATGTTCTATGGAAATCTCTATATATCTCTTCTATGAAAATCTTAAAGAATCATtcgttttaagtttttttacatttttgccGATAGCAATAACTCTAGCAAAATTAAAGCAGCTCAGAGAGGGATTAAactcaaataattttatgacttcctatcttttggaaaaaaaaacccaataatttaaaattgaatcgAAAAATGATTCTTCGCCAAAAAAGACCTGGTCGGTCCATATGTGTTTAAATTGGTTCATTTAAAACCTACAGTACCTACAATGGACTTATTCTACCGAAAAAGTTAGACTCAAACAATTTATGCTCTATTTATCTACCTATGGAATCTAACTCCACCTAATACCTTTTAATTGAATAACGGAACCCTTAACCACTATCTCCTGATTTATCAGCACAAATATTCCCAGAATGTCACCTGTCTACCTGATTCTGGTCCAATGGGCGTAGAGTTACAAGGGTCACGCGGTTACATGAATGGGAAAAATCTAAATGCCAAAAACATTCTTGCCCGCCGCCGGAGTCTATTGGATGCGTCTAGCTTATATGGGATTTGTTTTTACTTTCTCAAGTGCGGATTGTCCTAAAAGAATTTTGCAAttcgtattttaatttactgCTCTGAATACCCGGTAgacatattgtattattcattttaagtaaaccaacattcaatataaattgcatttaaaaaatttataaaattacgtaaGTATGTACAAGATATATTAAAAACGAACGCTATCAAGTTCCTATATCTTAGTATCACAATTTTAATAAGGTAAATAAGTGCAAACCTTAACATGTTTACTACTCATTCTAAAACGGAGAACAATTTTGAGAGGTGGCACAAGTCACAACTCACGTAGGTAGGTAACTGGGAAACTCGTCATAATCACTGTTACCTTGCCGTCCTTAATTGGGAAACTTGCCCAACTAAGTCGAACAGTTTCCAAAGTCATTGTTTACCCTGCCCCCGCAAGCGGACATTGTGTTAAAATGgatgaaaatactttattcacgGCCGCTTACCTTTTGAATCTTGGTGCAAAAGATCCGAGTAGATAAGCGAAACTTTACAAAGATACCTAATTATTATcgcattttcataatttataagaaCTCAAATCTGTCATGTGCAACATACTCaacacttattaaataaaaacctttcacAAATTTCTCATAAACACAAGCCTCAGTTTGTTTGATATTAGCATTCATAGCATGACGAAAAATCGAAACGAAATCCTAATAATTAAGTCGCagatgttatttaataaagtgaaaatTATTTCCGATAGGGACCACGAGCGTGTTTATAAATTCCATCCAATCTGTAGGTGAAACGGCACATGTGAGACGGATTAAAAATGTGTGGGATAATTGATTGGAAACGATTTCAGAGCGAAGCGCAGTGTCGCTTCATTTGATTAAATCCCAGTTTAATAACTCAATTCTCCAATTGACTAACTAAGAAGTTCTTTGTGTAGTGTAAAGTATCTTTTATTAAGATGACTACAGTCAACGTCATTCGGAGTCGAAACCCACATCTAACTTAACCCATTGAAGGTGGATTTACCAAGGTTAGAACTTtcgaataacaatatttttaggaaaATAATAGGTTCCAACTTCCACCTAtgttaaaacaaagaaacatttGAATATCTAAGAACATAGCAAGCACAACGTACCTTATATGTGCTAATTCGAATGAGCAGGCCCTTAGAGTTCTAACAAAGGCATTTAGTGAcaactaatctatactattatataaagctgaagagtttgtttgtttgtttgtttgtttgtttgtttgtttgtttgtttgtttgtttgaacgcgctaatctcaagaactaccggtccaaaccgaaaaattctttttacgttggatagccctttgttcgtggagtgctataggctatatatcatcacgctatacccaataggagcggggcagtaatggctaatctcaggaactaccggtccaaactgaaaaattctttttgcgttggatagccctttgttcgtggagtgctataggctatatatcatcacgctatatccaataggagcggggcagtaatggctaatctcaggaactaccgattcgaactgaaaaaatatttttgtgttgaatagtcctttgtttgtggagtgctcaaagttatatatcatcacgctatacccaataggagcggagcagtaatggctaatctcaggaactaccggtccaaactgaaaaattctttttgcattggatagccctttgttcgtggagtgctataggctatatatcatcacgctatatccaataggagcggggcagtaatggctaatctcaggaactaccggtccaaactgaaaaattctttttacgttggatagccctttattcgtggagtgctataggctatatatcatcacgctatacccaataggagcggggcagtaatggctaatctcaggaactaccggtccaaactgaaaaattctttttgcgttggatagccctttgttcgtggagtgctataggctatatcatcacgctatatccaataggagcggggcagtaatggctaatctcaggaactaccggtccaaactgaaaaattctttttacgttggatagccctttgttcgtggagtgctataggctatatatcatcacgctatacccaataggagcggggcagtaatggctaatctcaggaactaccagtacAAACCgataaattctttttgcgttggatagccctttgttcgtggagtgctatagtctatatatcatcacgctatacccaataggagcggagcagtaatggctaatctcaggaactaccggtccaaactgaaaaattctttttgcattggatagccctttgttcgtggagtgctataggctatatatcatcacgctatattcaataggagcggagcagtaatggctaatctcaggaactaccgattcgaactgaaaaaatatttttgtgttgaatagtcctttgtttgtggagtgctcaaagttatatatcatcacgctatgaccaataggagcggagcagtaatggctaatcttaggaactaccggtttcaactgaaaaattcgttttgtgttggatagccctttatttgtggacccgctataagctatatatcatcacgctatgaccaataggagcggagcagtaatggctaatctcaggaactaccggtttgaactgaaaaaaatcttttttgtgttggatagccctttgttcct
Coding sequences:
- the LOC115450700 gene encoding uncharacterized protein LOC115450700 codes for the protein MVVIEKILSFLEDPRYPSVGPHIRLLSLTGLWHPDLKSPKSRFKIIIFLVTVAFFLSQYVKCIIKFNTDDLKLILQYAPFHMGIIKTCLFQKDYKIWEELIDFISSVELKQISRKDENLDKVMKAYIRRNRRVSYFFWALAFFSNFSIFTEPYQKNNFNVNGTSTYLYIFDGYTPFSREPNGYYFSMCIQTMLGHIVSAYVIAWDTLVVSIMIFFAGQLKITRLYCTRMITANNEESHRNIAECHRFHTSLVK
- the LOC115450701 gene encoding odorant receptor Or2: MFVYLVVISVNLGVCIKQIAEIEDDLPTLVSSCVFLMACLIQLLLFYWHSNEVTIESDLVSYSTFQSNWAQSNKNIQKEVALLALTTRKKLVFRAGPFNVMSLSTFVSILRASYSFYTLLKGTN